The Candidatus Binatia bacterium genomic interval TTCCGATCAGCGTCACGTCGTTCTGGTCCGATCCGAACGCCGCCCCCGGACGGAGGGGGTTGTTGATGGCGACCAGGTCGAGCCCTTTCCGCTTCATCTTCTCCCGCCCGCGCGCCGTCTCGTCGTGCGTCTCCAGGGCGAACCCCACCAGGTGCTTCGTGGGGAACCGCTGGCGCACGAGTGCCAGGATGTCCTCCGTGGGACGAAGGTCCAGGGTGAGCCCCCCGTTGCCGCGGGGGATCTTCTCCGCCGTGGCCGCGGCCGGCGCGAAATCGCTCACGGCCGCCGCCATGATCAGGGCGTCCGCTTCCGGCATCGCCGCCAGCACCGCGTCCTTCATCGCCGCGGCCGTGGTCGCCTGCACGCGCTCCACGCCGAAGGGCATCGCCTCGGAGGTCCGCGCCGTGATCAGGCGCACCCGCGCGCCCTGCCGGCGCGCCTCGTCCGCGATGGCGATCCCCATCTTCCCGCTCGAGCGATTCGTGATCACGCGAACGGGATCGATCGGCTCTTCGGTTCCCCCCGCCGTCACGACGAGAACGCGTCCCCCCAGGGGACCGCCGTCGCGCGAAGGGCGCGCGAGCGCGGCCGCGGCCGCTTCGACGATCGCGTCGATGGGGGCCATCCGTCCCATGCCGCGCTCGCCGTCCGCCAGCTCGCCGCTCTCGGGCCCCACGATCAAGGCCCCGCGGGCGGCCAGCGCGCCGACGTTCGCCTGCACCGCGGGGTGCTCCCACATCGCCGTGTTCATCGCGGGGGCCAAGAGCAGCGGCGCGCGGGTGGCGAGGAGCGCCGTGGAGAGGAGATCGTCGGCCAGTCCCAGCGCCGCCTTCGCGATCACGTTGGCCGTGGCGGGGGCGACGAGAACCAGGTCGGCCTCGCGCGCCATGCCGATGTGGGCCATGCCGAGCGGCGAAGGGGGCGCGTCCTCGAACCAGGGGCCCGAGCCGAGCGCCTCCTTCTCGAAGAGCCCGCAGAGGACCGGCCCGCGGGTCACGGCGCGCAGGGCGTCCACGGTGACGAAGCGGCGGGCGTTCTTCGTGAGCAGGACCGAGACCCGGGCTCCCCGCGCCGTGAGGGCGCGCACCAGCTCGGGAGCCTTGTAGGCGGCAATGCCCCCGGTCACGCCGAGGAGCACGCGCGCGCTGGTCAGAACCGGCCCGGACTCCGCCACGACGTCACTCCTCCGACGGCATCGCCGGCGATTCTTCCTTCACCTCGTCGTCGTCGGGCACGTCGGCATAGCGGTACAGCACGTTTCCCTTGAGCGCTTCCTCCAGGGCGACGTTGGTCACCTTGCCGCCGACGTTCAGTCCGGTCTGCCGCGAGAGCTCGTTCAGCCGGCGCGCCTCGCGCGCGGCCACGATGATGAGCTCGTACTTGTTGGGGATATTGCTGGATCGGAGCACGTTGGCCTGGTTGTCCATGGAATCCTCCTGCGAAAAGAGTAACGCGGCCCGGGCCCCGCTACGAGCCCGCCGTGACCGCTTCGCGACGCCGGGTCCGGCACCGCTCGGCCCAGACGATCGCGACCGCCCGGCGGGATGCGGTCTCGAAGTCGTCGTTCACGATCGAATAGTCGTATTCCTTGACCGTCGGGATCTCGCGCCGCGCGTTCTCCAGCCGCAGGCGGATCCGCTCCTCGGCATCGGTGGCGCGCCGGCGAAGGCGCGCTTCCAGGGCCTCCATCGACGGAGGCAGGATGAAGATGAACACCCCGTCCGGATAGACGTTCCGGACCGCCTTCCCCCCCTGCACGTCGATGTCCAGGAGCACGTTCTTGCCCCGGCGGAGGGCGTCGTCGATCTGCGAGCGGAGCGTCCCGTACCACTCGCCGTGGACGCGGGCGTGCTCCACGAACTCTCCCGCCTCCACCCGCCGCCGGAACTCGTCCTGCGGCAGGAAGAAGTAGTCGCGCCCCTCGACCTCGTGCGGGCGCCGCGGGCGCGTGGTCGCCGACACCGAGTAGACCAGGTCGGGCCCCTGCTCCAGGAGCGTCTTCACGAACGAACTCTTCCCGGCGCCCGAGGGCCCCGACACGACGACCACGAACCGCTGGTACGCGTCGGTCAGGAACGCTTCCGGGTCACTCAATGTTCTGGACCTGCTCGCGGATGCGCTCGAGCTCCTCCTTGACCTCGACCACCTGCTCCACGATGCCCACGTCGTTCGACTTGCTGCCGATCGTGTTGATCTCCCGGTTCATCTCCTGGAGCAGGAAGTTGAGCTTCCGCCCCGGCGCCGACTCTTCCTCCAGGAACTTGAGGAAGTGATCGCAGTGCGCTTCGAGCCGAACGCACTCCTCGGTGCAGTCGAGCCGGTCCGAGAGAAGGGCGATCTCCATGAGGAGCCGGTCCTCGGGGATCTCCGCCTCGCCGACCCCGGCGAGGAGCGCCCGGACGCGCTCCTTCATGCGCTCGTGGGTCTCCCGGACGCGCTCGGGGGCGCGCTCGCGGATCCGCGCCACGCGGCTGCGGACGAGCCCGGCGCGCGCGACCAGGTCCCGCTTCAGCGCCTCTCCCTCGGTCTCCTTCATGCGGATCAGGTCGCGGGTCGCCTTCTCGACGACGTCGCGCAGGAGCTCCAGGTAGAACTCCGACGACCGCCCCGCCTCTTCCCAGGTGAAGACGTTGGGCAACGATGCAAACGTGCGGAGATCGATCGTACCCTCGAGCCCGAACCGGGACTGCGCCCGCCGGAGCAGCTCGACATAGCGCTCCGCCGCGCGCTCGTCCAGGGTGAGGGCGCCCCCCGGCTCGCCCGATTCGTCGCCCCCTTCCCAGGAGACGACGAGGGTCAGCTTGCCCCTCGAGACGTGGTCCTGGACGATCTTCCGGGCCTCCCCCTCGAACACGGAGAAGGCGCGGGGCAGACGCGCCGAAACTTCGCAGAATCGGTGGTTTACGGATCGGACTTCGGCCGCGAGACGGAGGCCGTCGGTCAGGGCCTCACCCCGGCCGTAACCGGTCATGCTTCGGACCATCGTGGTGGTACCGTCCCCCGTGGTAGGCGGGTACTCTACCCCTCGGCGGCCCGAAGGTCAACGAAGCGAGGGCTTGACCGTGCCGCGATCCGCTCCCTAACGTGCCGCCCATGACGCCGCCCGCATCCGCCAGGACGCAACCTCCGAAGCGGCAGGGCGCTATCCGCTCACCGCTGCGGTCGGCGGCGCTCGCCCTGGCAGTGCTCGCGGCAGCGGTCCTCCCCTACCTGCGCACGCTCGACTTCGACTTCGTGTGGGACGACCACTACACGGTCGGCACGCACCTCTCGATCCACGGCTGGAGCGACGTGGCGCGCCTCTGGAAGCTCCCCTTCGACTCGCTCCTGAACGACGTCTCGCTGAGGCGGACCTACTTCCGCCCCGCGACGCTCTACAGCCTGGCCGCGGACTGGGCCGCTTCGCCGGGAGACCCGCGCGCCTTCCATCGCACGAACGTGATCCTCTACGCCGCCGCCTGTCTCTTCCTCTGGCTCTTCGCGTCGGAGCTCAGCGGGCGCCCGGTCGCGGCCGCGGCAGGCGCGGTGATCTACGCGCTGCACCCGACGCATCCCGAGAGCGTCGCGTTCATCTCGGGGCGGACCGACCTCCTGGGCGGGCTCTTCCTCTTCGCCGCGTTCTGGGCGGCGGTCCGCTTCGGGCCCGCCATCCGCGGACCCTGGTGGAAGCTCGCGCCGGCGGCGCTGCTCCTCCTGCCGAGCCTCTTCGCCAAGGAGATCGGCCTCTTCGCGGCACCGCTGATCCCGGTGGCCCTCTGGGTGCGCGACCGGAAGATGCGCTGGGGCGATGCCGCGCGGGCGGCGGTTCCCGTGGCCGCCGCCGCGGCAATCTACCTCGCGTGCCGCTTCGCCGTGCTGCCCGCCACGCCCCTTCCGAGCATCGCGCCGGTGGAGGGAACGGTCCCCCAGCTCTTGACGAGCGTCGCGGTGGTCGCGCGCTACCTGCCCCTCCTCCTCGCTCCGGTCGCGCTGTCGGCCCGCCACGAGATCGTGGAGACCCACGCGCCCGACCTGGTCTTCCTCGCGGGCATCGCCGTTCTCGCCGGGATCGCTTGGGGAATCGTGCGCGCCGCGCGGCGGCGCTCTCCCTGGCTGATCCCGCTCGCGCTCTACGCGGCGACCCTGCTTCCTCTCTGTTACGTCCGCCTTCTTTCGGGGGCGATCGTGGCCGAGCGCTTCCTCTTCGTGCCGAGCGCCGGGCTCGCGCTCGCGGTCGCGCTCCTTCCCGGGGTCCTTCCGGAACGGGGCGCGCAGCGGGGGTACCTCGCCGCGTGCGGCGCGGTGTCGCTCGCGTTCCTGGTCCTGCTTCTCCCGCGCGTCGCGCTCTGGAGAACCGACGGCACGCTCTTTCTCTCGATGCTGCGCGATTCTCCCGAGTCGCCGCACGTGCACGCGATCCTGGGCGGCTACTACTACGGGAAGCGGGATCTGCCACGCGCCATCTACCACTACCGGCGCGCGTACGTGCTCCACCCCTCGACTCCCGATCTCCTTCTCAACCTGGGGGCCGCCGAGGACGAGATGGGGCAGAGCGACTCCGCGTTCGCCCATATCCGGCTCCTGAACCGCGTCGCCCCGAACTACGGGCCGGGCCTCTACGCGCTCGGGAACCTGTACGTGCGGATCGACCGCCCCGACTCGGCGGCCGCCGCCTATCGCGCCTCGCTTCAGCGCATGCCGAACTTTCCGCAGGCCGAGAACAACCTCGGCGCGGTGCTCGAGCGCCAGGGGAAGCTGGACGAGGCGCTGGAGCACTACCGGCGTGCCATGGCGCTCGACGCCTCCTATCCGGATGCGCGGAACAATTTCACCCGCCTGACCGCCGAGCGGGCGGGACGGAAGTGACCCGCCTCGACGAGGCGCTGCGGGGACGCAGGATCACCGGCGTGGTCCCGCTGGCCCCCAGAGCCTTCGCCCTCGCCTTCGCGCGCGGAGAAACGCCCCGGTCCTATCTCTGGGTGCACGTGGACCGGAAGGAGGCCTCGCTGGCGCTCGCGCCCGATCTGCCGGTCGCGGCCGATCCCCGCGGCTCGCGCTTCGGCGGCCTCGAGATCCCGGTGCGGGGCCTGGCGATCCGGGATGCGGCAATCGGGCCGGACGGATTGAGACTGGTTCTCGCGCCGGAGCCCGACGGCGCCGCGACCGCCGAGCTCACGGTCGGCGCGGGAGCGAAGCGCGCGAACGTGGTCCTCCGCTCCGTTCCCGAGTCCACCGTGCTCTGGGCGCTCCATCGCGACGAGACCGAAGCCGCGGAAGAGGCCGGGCCGCAGGCTCCGCCTCCCGGCTTTCAACCGCCGCGGATCCGGGTCGTCGAGGGGACGGCCGGCCGGGAGGCGCTTCGCGAACGGATCGGACGGGACTTCCGGGAGGATTTCCTTCGCGAGGCGACGAAAAGCCTCGATCGCGCCGAGCACTCGCTGGCCCGGCGCGTCGAGGCGTTGGAGGGGGACCGAAGCCGTTCGAGCGAGCGGATTCTGGACCGGCGCAAGGCCGAGATCCTGCTCGCCCACCTGCACGAGATTCGGAGGGGGGCGAGCCGCGTCGGACTCCCCGATCCATACGCGGACTCGCCAGGCTCCCGGATCGAGATCGCGCTCGATCCTTCGCTCTCCCCTCACGAGAACGCGGCGCGGCTCTTTCGGGCCGCGAAGCGAGGCGAGCGCGGAGCGGAGCGAATCGAGGCAAGGCTCCGAGCCGCGCGCGAGGGGCTGGCGCGAATCGCCGACCTCCGCCGCGTTCTCCTGGACCGCCCGGCGAAGGAGGCGCTCGATGCGATCGAGGCCTTCCATCGCGAGGCGGGTGTTTCCGGTTACCGTTTGCGGGGCGACCAGAGGGAGATCCATCTGGGTCGACGGACCGCCATGGCGCCCCGCGCGGGACGTCCTGGCCGACCGTCAGGGGCGCACCATCCGATCGGGCCGAGGACGTTCACCACGTCCGACGGGTGGGAGGTCTGGGTGGGACGCAACAACACCCAGAACGACCAGATCACCCACCGTTTATCGAACCCCCACGACTACTGGCTGCACGTCGT includes:
- a CDS encoding tetratricopeptide repeat protein; this encodes MTPPASARTQPPKRQGAIRSPLRSAALALAVLAAAVLPYLRTLDFDFVWDDHYTVGTHLSIHGWSDVARLWKLPFDSLLNDVSLRRTYFRPATLYSLAADWAASPGDPRAFHRTNVILYAAACLFLWLFASELSGRPVAAAAGAVIYALHPTHPESVAFISGRTDLLGGLFLFAAFWAAVRFGPAIRGPWWKLAPAALLLLPSLFAKEIGLFAAPLIPVALWVRDRKMRWGDAARAAVPVAAAAAIYLACRFAVLPATPLPSIAPVEGTVPQLLTSVAVVARYLPLLLAPVALSARHEIVETHAPDLVFLAGIAVLAGIAWGIVRAARRRSPWLIPLALYAATLLPLCYVRLLSGAIVAERFLFVPSAGLALAVALLPGVLPERGAQRGYLAACGAVSLAFLVLLLPRVALWRTDGTLFLSMLRDSPESPHVHAILGGYYYGKRDLPRAIYHYRRAYVLHPSTPDLLLNLGAAEDEMGQSDSAFAHIRLLNRVAPNYGPGLYALGNLYVRIDRPDSAAAAYRASLQRMPNFPQAENNLGAVLERQGKLDEALEHYRRAMALDASYPDARNNFTRLTAERAGRK
- a CDS encoding YicC/YloC family endoribonuclease, which translates into the protein MTGYGRGEALTDGLRLAAEVRSVNHRFCEVSARLPRAFSVFEGEARKIVQDHVSRGKLTLVVSWEGGDESGEPGGALTLDERAAERYVELLRRAQSRFGLEGTIDLRTFASLPNVFTWEEAGRSSEFYLELLRDVVEKATRDLIRMKETEGEALKRDLVARAGLVRSRVARIRERAPERVRETHERMKERVRALLAGVGEAEIPEDRLLMEIALLSDRLDCTEECVRLEAHCDHFLKFLEEESAPGRKLNFLLQEMNREINTIGSKSNDVGIVEQVVEVKEELERIREQVQNIE
- the coaBC gene encoding bifunctional phosphopantothenoylcysteine decarboxylase/phosphopantothenate--cysteine ligase CoaBC, translating into MAESGPVLTSARVLLGVTGGIAAYKAPELVRALTARGARVSVLLTKNARRFVTVDALRAVTRGPVLCGLFEKEALGSGPWFEDAPPSPLGMAHIGMAREADLVLVAPATANVIAKAALGLADDLLSTALLATRAPLLLAPAMNTAMWEHPAVQANVGALAARGALIVGPESGELADGERGMGRMAPIDAIVEAAAAALARPSRDGGPLGGRVLVVTAGGTEEPIDPVRVITNRSSGKMGIAIADEARRQGARVRLITARTSEAMPFGVERVQATTAAAMKDAVLAAMPEADALIMAAAVSDFAPAAATAEKIPRGNGGLTLDLRPTEDILALVRQRFPTKHLVGFALETHDETARGREKMKRKGLDLVAINNPLRPGAAFGSDQNDVTLIGTDGEPEALGLRPKQEVARAILARVATALAR
- the rpoZ gene encoding DNA-directed RNA polymerase subunit omega — protein: MDNQANVLRSSNIPNKYELIIVAAREARRLNELSRQTGLNVGGKVTNVALEEALKGNVLYRYADVPDDDEVKEESPAMPSEE
- the gmk gene encoding guanylate kinase is translated as MSDPEAFLTDAYQRFVVVVSGPSGAGKSSFVKTLLEQGPDLVYSVSATTRPRRPHEVEGRDYFFLPQDEFRRRVEAGEFVEHARVHGEWYGTLRSQIDDALRRGKNVLLDIDVQGGKAVRNVYPDGVFIFILPPSMEALEARLRRRATDAEERIRLRLENARREIPTVKEYDYSIVNDDFETASRRAVAIVWAERCRTRRREAVTAGS
- a CDS encoding NFACT RNA binding domain-containing protein, with the protein product MTRLDEALRGRRITGVVPLAPRAFALAFARGETPRSYLWVHVDRKEASLALAPDLPVAADPRGSRFGGLEIPVRGLAIRDAAIGPDGLRLVLAPEPDGAATAELTVGAGAKRANVVLRSVPESTVLWALHRDETEAAEEAGPQAPPPGFQPPRIRVVEGTAGREALRERIGRDFREDFLREATKSLDRAEHSLARRVEALEGDRSRSSERILDRRKAEILLAHLHEIRRGASRVGLPDPYADSPGSRIEIALDPSLSPHENAARLFRAAKRGERGAERIEARLRAAREGLARIADLRRVLLDRPAKEALDAIEAFHREAGVSGYRLRGDQREIHLGRRTAMAPRAGRPGRPSGAHHPIGPRTFTTSDGWEVWVGRNNTQNDQITHRLSNPHDYWLHVVGVPGSHVILRRPSRNATPKPRTLEEAASIAAYFSKARKLTRVPVIYTERKFVTRPRRGKPGQALCSRERELLVRPRLPEGDAGTESE